From a region of the Cucumis sativus cultivar 9930 chromosome 6, Cucumber_9930_V3, whole genome shotgun sequence genome:
- the LOC116404414 gene encoding NADH dehydrogenase [ubiquinone] 1 alpha subcomplex assembly factor 3-like codes for MAARQKAVATLPNLIRTLKNDRRKPGFSQPLPSLRRAFSLYDQINLIDNVPEDQLRFQRYTETGFTVNGVDYEGSLLCVGNLLMSWTPKKFSEITSDSLSIFQIVRPIPEILILGCGRYTEPVNPELRQFIRSTGMKLEAVDTRNATSTYNILNEEGRIVAAALLPYGVSS; via the exons ATGGCGGCAAGGCAGAAAGCGGTGGCGACGCTGCCTAATCTAATTAGAACCCTTAAAAATGATCGCCGGAAGCCTGGTTTCAGCCAGCCTCTTCCGTCGTTGAGACGTGCCTTTTCACTTTACGATCAGATCAATCTCATCGACAATGTCCCTGAAGATCAGCTTCGTTTTCAACG GTATACTGAGACGGGGTTCACTGTGAATGGAGTGGATTATGAGGGCAGCTTGCTTTGTGTTGGGAATTTGTTGATGTCTTGGACTCCTAAGAAATTTTCGGAAATTACGTCTGATAG ctTATCTATCTTCCAGATTGTGCGCCCTATTCCAG AAATTCTAATACTTGGCTGTGGGAGATATACTGAACCAGTAAATCCTGAATTGAGGCAGTTCATTCGTTCCACTGGCATGAAGTTGGAAGCTGTAGACACG AGAAATGCGACATCAACTTATAATATCCTAAATGAGGAGGGTAGAATTGTAGCTGCAGCGCTTCTGCCTTATGGAGTTTCTTCATGA
- the LOC101222082 gene encoding LRR receptor-like serine/threonine-protein kinase ERL1 — MAKSHRVSLLCTFMILFCYFHLHVSAMLDPLDFLALQSIRKALKDMPGSNFFASWDFTSDPCNFAGVSCQSNKVVTLNLGDPRAGSPGLIGRLDLSVGKLSALAEFSVVPGRIYGSLPETLSQLHNLRFLAVSRNLISGQIPAGLGGLRKLRTLDLSYNQLTGPIPRTIGMLPALSNLILCHNRLTGPLPLFLSRTLTRLDLKHNALSGWLSPNSLPPSLQYLSLSWNRLGGSVDRLLTRLDQLNYLDLSLNQFTGPIPGRLFTFPITSLQLQRNQFSGHVEPVNHVSIATVDLSYNKLSGQISPFFSTVQNLYLNNNGFSGRVPGCFVQRLLSANIQILYLQHNYLTGIEINPTAEIPLSSSLCLQYNCMVPPVQTPCPLKAGKQKTRPRQQCNQWRG, encoded by the coding sequence ATGGCTAAATCCCACAGAGTTTCCCTTCTCTGTACTTTCATGATTTTGTTCTGTTATTTCCATCTCCATGTTTCTGCAATGCTGGATCCTCTTGATTTTCTAGCACTTCAATCCATTCGTAAGGCTTTAAAAGACATGCCTGGCTCTAATTTCTTTGCTTCTTGGGATTTCACTTCCGATCCTTGTAATTTCGCTGGCGTTTCTTGTCAATCCAATAAAGTTGTGACTCTCAATCTTGGAGATCCTAGAGCTGGTTCTCCTGGTTTAATCGGTCGGTTAGATCTCTCCGTTGGTAAACTCTCTGCCTTAGCCGAATTCTCTGTGGTTCCTGGTCGGATTTACGGTTCTCTACCCGAAACACTCTCTCAATTGCACAACCTCCGTTTCCTCGCCGTTAGCCGTAACTTAATCTCCGGCCAGATCCCTGCAGGACTCGGCGGCTTGCGAAAGCTTAGGACATTGGATTTAAGCTACAATCAACTCACCGGACCAATTCCTCGCACCATTGGAATGCTACCGGCGTTATCGAATCTGATTCTCTGCCACAACCGTCTCACCGGTCCGCTTCCTCTCTTCCTCTCCCGAACCCTAACTCGACTGGACTTAAAGCATAACGCTCTCTCCGGTTGGCTCAGTCCAAATTCCCTTCCTCCTTCACTTcaatatctctctctctcatggAACCGCCTCGGTGGTTCCGTAGACCGTCTCCTAACTCGTCTGGACCAGTTGAATTATCTCGATTTGAGTTTGAATCAGTTCACCGGTCCAATCCCCGGCCGGTTATTCACATTCCCAATAACCTCTCTGCAACTGCAACGAAACCAGTTCTCCGGCCATGTTGAACCGGTGAATCATGTGTCAATCGCCACCGTTGATCTAAGTTACAACAAGTTGTCCGGGCAGATATCCCCATTCTTCTCAACAGTACAGAATTTGTACCTGAACAACAATGGGTTTAGTGGTCGAGTACCAGGTTGCTTCGTTCAACGACTCCTTTCCGCTAATATACAAATACTGTATTTACAGCATAACTATTTGACGGGGATAGAGATAAATCCGACGGCTGAGATTCCCTTGAGTAGCTCTTTGTGCTTGCAATATAATTGTATGGTGCCACCAGTGCAGACGCCATGTCCGTTGAAAGCAGGAAAGCAGAAGACTAGACCTCGGCAGCAGTGTAACCAGTGGAGAGGCTAG